Within the Paludisphaera rhizosphaerae genome, the region CGGCCGAGTAGCCGGGCCAGAGGGCCTCGACGGCTCCGCCCGGGGCGACGAGCATCACGTAGACTGAGCGCTCCGCCTGGCAAGCCTTGATCAGGCGATGGTCGGGGTCGGCCAGGATGGGGAAGGGGGACTGGTGGCTTTCGGCCCAGTCGCGAGCCACGGCCTGGTCGCCGTCGATGACGCCCAGGAAGGAGGCGCTTTCGCCGTAGGCGGCGTGAAGGCTGCGGAAGTAGGGGGCGGCCGCCTCGCTGCAGGGGCAGCCGTCCTGGATGAAGAACAGGACGACCGGCCGTTGCTCCGACTCCTTCGCCGGCGAGTACGCGCGGCCGGAGGCATCGGTCGCGGTCGCGTCCGGGGCGCGTCGGCCCGCCATGGCGCCGGCGGCCTCGGTCATGGTCGGCGTCACGGGATGGTAGCTCGCCGGCGACTTCAGCGCCGCGAAGGCCAGCACCGAGACGCCGACGGCGAAGAGTAAGCCCGTGATGCGATTGGTGGTCATGACGACCGCGTCCTTTCCTGGGTCGGGCTTAGCCGAGCGCTGCTTCCGCCATGGCCTCGACGGATTCGGATTCGGCCTTGTGAGGACGCGACCGGCCGATCTGGAGGACGAAGCCGGCGGTGATCAGGCAGAGAGCGCCCGAGGTCAGGAACGCCCGCTCGTAGTCGCCGGTCCACGACCGGATCGTCCCCGCGCCAAGGGCGGCTGTCGCCGCGCCGAGCTGGTGGGCCGCAACGATCCAGCCGAACATCACGCCCGAGCGTTCGCGGCCGAAGGCGTCCGAGGTCAGGCGCACCGTCGGCGGGACCGTGGCGATCCAGTCCAGACCGTAGATCAGGGCGAAGATCGGCAGCCCCCACGAGGCGGAGCCCAGGCACATCGGCAAGACGATCAGGGCCAGCCCGCGGAGCCCGTAATACCAGCTCAGCAGCACGCGGTTGTCCAGCCGATCGGACAGCCAGCCGGAGCCGGTCGTCCCCACGAGGTCGAAGAGCCCCATCAACGCCAGCAGCGACGCCGCCTGAACCTCGGGGATCCCGAAGTCCATGCAGGCCGGGATCAGGTGCGTGCCGATCAGGCCGTTGGTGCTGGCCCCGCAGACGAAGAAGCTCCCCGCCAGCAGCCAGAAATCGCGAGAACGCAGCCCGCTGCGAAGGGCGTCGATCGCGACCAGGGCCGGGTTCCCCGCGACGGGCCGGATCTCGGCCGCATCGGGTTGCTCGCCGTAGCGGCCCAGGCCCAGGTCGGAGGGGCGTTCGCGGAGCAGGAAGGCCACGAGCGGGATCACCGCGGCGGCCGCCCCCGCGACGAGCAACGCGGCCGGACGCCAGCCGTACCGCGTGACGATCGACGCAAGCAGCGGCAGGAACACCAACTGCCCCGTCGCCGTGCTCGCCGTCAGCACGCCCAGGACGAGTCCCCGACGCTCCGCGAACCAACGATCGACGACCGTCGCGCCGAGGACCATCGCCGTCATCCCCGTGCCGCTTCCCACCACCACGCCCCAGAGCAACACAAGCTGCCAGGGAGTCGACATCAACGGCGTCAGCGCCACGCCGCTCGCGACGATCGCCAGCGACATGAGCACCGTGTTGCGGACGCCGATCCGGCTCATCAAGGCCGCGGCGAACGGCCCGATCAACCCGTAGAGTACCAGGTTGACGGAGACCGCCGACGAGATCGTCGCCCGGCTCCAGCCGAACTCCTTCTCCAGCGGGACGATCAGGACGCCGGGCGTCGATCGGACCCCGGCCGTCGCCAGCAGGATGCAGAACGTGACGCCGGCCACGACCCAGGCGTAATGCAGGGAACGACGAGGCTGCAAGTCCGGCGGCGACATGACGACGAATCTCCAGGCGTGCTCTTGATCTCGACGGACAGGTCGACGAGGATGTTACGGACGGTTCTGTCTCATGTCAACCCGCGCACCGAGCGAGCCCCTGCCTTGAACCCCTCGAAGACGGCCCGAGAGCGAGTGCTGGAGACGGCCGAAGACCTCTTCTATCGCGAAGGCGTCCGCGCCGTGGGGATTGACACGATCATCGCTCGTTCGGGCGTCGCGAAGATGAGCCTCTATCGGAACTTCCCCTCAAAGGACGACCTGGTCGTCGCCTATCTGGAGGCGCGGAATCGCCGTTTCTTCGCGAACTGGGATCGGGCGGTCGGGTCTGAAGACGCCGCCCCCCGCGCACGGCTGCGAGGGCTGATCGAAGCGACCCTGAAGCGAGTCAGCCAGGCTGGATATCGCGGCTGCCCGTTCTTGAATTCGGCCGCGGAGTTCCCCGCCCCGGACCACCCGGCGCGGGCGGTGATCTCCGAGCACAAGCGCGAGGTCCGGGCGCGTCTCCTGGGCCTCTGCCGCGACCTGAAAGCGCGAAACCCTGAGACCCTGACTGCGCAGTTGATTGTCCTGCTGGACGGAGTCTACGCATCGGCCGGCTCGCTCACCGCCTCGGAACGCGCCGCCGTCCTCAAAGGGGCCGAAGCGATGATCGACGCCTCGGTCAATTGTCCTTGAAGCGGCGTCGTCTTCCAACTACACTTGTCGTTACGCGGTGACGAGGCGTCGCCGGGCGGGAGACGAATGAGCGAGCGATCGCCATGGGCGTGACGATCCTGGTCTGTTCTTGCGGACGGCGGTTGAAGACGGCGGGGATGGCTCCCGGCAAGAGCGGGCGCTGTCCGGGCTGCGGTCGAACGCTCCGAACGCCCGAGGCGGCGTTGGACGAGCCCGCAACTGCCCCGGCGGTCGAAGAGGATGAATGGAACTGGCAGGGGACCTACGACCTCACCCCGGCCGAGCCGCCTCGCCTCATGCCTTCTACGATCGACCGAACGGCCGTGGACGGGCCCCTCGGACCCTGGCCTGACGATCCCGAGGCCCTCGACGAGCCGGCGGCGTCCGCCGAGACGGCCGACAGCGAGTGGGACTGGCAGGGGACCTATGAACTGGGCGCAGACCGGCCCGCGCCGGTGTTGGTGCAGATCCCCGAGGAGCCTCCAGGGACTGTCGAAGACGCCGAGGCTCAGCCGTCGCTCGCTCCTCGCGGTCGGAACAGGCGGAGGGATTCGGACGAAGCCGAGCCGCAGCGTTTAGACCCGTGGTGGCCGCCGCGCCTCCTGTACCCGTCGCGGGGCGTTGAGGGCCTGGCGATGGTCGCGGCGATCGGGGTCGCGGCCTGGGTTATGGGGACGCTGGCTCCGGAGTATTGCCTGGCCCTTCTCGCCGACGGCGAACTGCTGGGGACGCCCACGATGGGCCGCTTGATCGCTCTGATCTCGTCCTTGCCCGTGCTGATCCTGACCCCCCTGGTCATCATTTACGACCTTCAGTACCTTTCTCGGGTGCTGGAGGCCTCGAGCGAGGGCGAGCCGCTGCCGCCTCGCCCGCCCGACCGCAACGCCGACGGCCTTCTTGACAGTGTGGGCTCCTGGCTCCTCTGGCTTGTGCTCGGGGCGGGCGTCGGCCTGCTGCCGCTGGCGGCCTACCAACTAACGGCGGCTTCCTCGGCCGGGTCGTGGGGCACTGGCATGGCCATGGCCCTCGGGTTGGCGGGGCTCCCTTACGCCCTGATGGCGCTGATGCTGACGTTCCTGCACGACGACGCCCTGGCGGCCCGGCCGTGGGCGGTCATTGGCACGATCATGCGGCTTGGCCCGTCATTCATTGGGCTCAGCCTGACGGTCGCGGCCCTCTTCACCGTCGTCGGGCTCGCCTTCGCAGCCGCGCTGGCCTTGCGCGACCGCGCCTTCTGGGTCTACATCCTGGCGAGCCTGATCTGCTGGTTGCTCGCGGTGTGGATTCCGATCGTCGCCATGCACACCGTGGGGTCGTACTACGCCCCGCGCAAGGGTCGCCTCAAGTGGCGGCGGAAGCGGCGCCGGTGGGGCGTGAGTTGAGGGTTGCCCGGCCCGCGACGGGTTGTTGCGTCACGGGCCGGGCGAGGGAGGAGAAAGGGGGCGACCGCGATCAGGCGGTGGGAGGGGCGCCGCCGGGGGGGAAGCCATCGGGAGGCGTGCCGCCATCGGGAGGCGTGCCGCCGTCGGGAGGCATGCCGCCGTCGCCTCCGGGGGGCGTACCGCCGACGTCGCCCTGATCGCCGTTGCTCAGTTCGGGGTCGTTCAGGTCGAGGTAGATGTTGTACGTCCCGAGGGCGTATTCCTGCTTGGCCGACAGGGTCAGCAGGAGCTGCGAGCCGTCCTCGGCGCCGTCGTCGTCGGAGTCGGCCATGTAGATGTCGTCGGTGTTGTTGAAGGTGTCGCGGCCCGGGTGCTCATTGTAGGGAGCGGTCAGATAGACCTGCTCGGACGTCCGATCGTTGAAGAAGAATTGAGCGACCTGGTTGTAGGTCACCACGTCGTTTTCGGCGTCGTACACGCGGACCCGGTAGTGGATGTGGACGGTCCGGCCGCTGTACCAGCCGGGGTAGATCGTCGTGAACTTGACGATCCCCCGGGCGTTCGTCACCTGGTAGCCGCGGAGGAACTTCATGCCGACGGTGTTCTGCGCCTCGACGTCCGAGTAGACGCCGACCGCATTGCAGTGCCAGATATCCACAAAGGCCCCGGGAAGCGGCGTGGGCGTGCCGTTGGCGTCGAGCTGCGAGACGCAGATCGTCAGTCGGAGCGGGAAGCCCAGCGCGACCTGGCCGGTCGCCGGGTCGGTGGTGACGTCCGAGCGGTTGAGCATCTCGTCGACCCAGTACGGCCCCTGGGTCATGCCCGGCGTGGGCTCCTCGGCGAGCGCCTTCGCCATCCCCATCCCCGAGACGATCGCCGCGCCGGCGACGCTGCGCTGCAAGACCGTTCGTCGGTTCAGCTTCGTCGCGCGATCGGAAAATTCCATCGACATGAATCGCATCCTTGATAGAACAATCGTGAGGGTCGAGTGGATTCAGGCCCGGCGGCGGGCGCGACGGAGGACCGGGACGACGCAAACGGCTCCCAGCGCGGCCAGGGCGATCGAGCCGGGCTCGGGGACGGCCGCGGCGGTCACGCTCATCTGGTAGGGGTACGAATCGGCCGTGAACCACGTCGAGCCGGCGTCGTCGCTCATCGCCGTCGTGGTCGAGAAACCGACGCCCGAGCCGAGGTTCGAGGAAGCCCACGACCATTCGAATTCGCCGGTGACGGCCCGCAGGACGACCCAGTAAGTCGTGTTCGCGGACAGGATCATGTCGTAGATCGAGAACACGATCGGCGAGGCCGTCGTCGAGATGCTGGAGTCGGCCGAATACGTGGCCAGGAGCGAGCCCGGCTCCAGGTCCCCGTCGGTGTAAAGGTCGACGACGACCGAGCCGCCGATCGACGTCCGGGCCAGATCCAGCGTCAGGCTGGAGAGCGAGTAGGCCGAGCCGTCGGTCTGGAAACTGGCGGCCAGCCAGCTCGCACCCGTCACGGCGTCGGCGCCGCCGGTGGTTTGCGAGAGGTTGTCCGCGAGGATGATGTCGGCCTGCGCCGCCGACGAGAGGCCGAGCAGAACGAAGGCCAACAGCGCCCCCGCTCCACAGCAACGGCTGGGAGAAACCATCAACGAACTCCTGGAAGCGAGACAAGGATTTCGACGTGGGCCTGGTCGCCCCCGTCGCGCCGGCAAGTCGTGCGGAGATCCACCCGCGACCGCCGGACAGGTACCTCATCGCGACGCGTCGGAGAAAGCGTGCGCAAGATTGAGCGATTCTCGGGGGCCGAGTTCTGGACGTGGATTGCGCCGAGACATAAAAGAAGGGGGACCGCGATCTTCACGACCCAGTCCCACATCCTGAAGGAGCCTCCTCTCATGCGTTCACTGGTTCCGGTCGCCGTTCTCGGCGTCGCCATGGCTGGTTATCAAGTCGCTCGATCGCAGCAGCCTGCGGCGCCTTCGGCGCACGAGGCCGCGGCCCAGGTGGCCGCTTCGACCTACGAACATCTCGCCTCCGCGATCATCGAGATCGAGGCGACCGAGGACGAGCTGGTCAAAAGCGTCCTGATCGGCTACCAGAGCGCGGCGCAGGGACACCTGCGGGCCGCCGCGCGCGACGCCGAGGGGCGTGTGGGCCACCTGGAAGCCGCCGCCGCCGAGATTACGAACATCGCCAACGAAGGCGACAAGCGGATCCAGGCCGTCCGCCAGCGGCTCGCCAAGGCCGGCCACACCCACAACACCGACGCCGAGACCAAGTCCGACTACATCTGGATCACCAACCGCGAGAAGAAGGCGCTGCTCGACCTCGCCGCCAAGGTCGCCCGCGCCGGCGCCAACGCCACCGCCGGCGAGCTTGACGCCCTCCGCAACGACCTGATCAAGCTGTTCGACTCGGCGATTACGCCGGAGTGAGCGGCCCCGCTTGGAGGGCCGGTGCTTGTTGTTGATATGGAGTGTTGTCCCTGGGTGCCATGGCCACGCGAGCGTGGCCATGGACCGGCGCGGGGCGGCTGCACGACCGTCGCCGATCGCATGGCCACCCAAAGGTGACCATGGCACTCAAGATTCGTGCATTCTCCGGTAGTGTTGAGTAAGGAGTCTCGGCTTGATGCCCTTCTCGCGCAGGCTGCTGGCGGCTTCGACCGTACTGGCCCTGATCCCCGCGTGCGGCGATCCCCGGCCGGTTGAGCCGTCGGTTCCTGCGGCGAAGGTTGAGAAGCCTGCGGCGCCGCCGGCCCCGCCTGGCCCTCGTTTCGTGGAGGTCGCCAGGTCGGCCGGGCTGACGACGATGATCCACGCCGGGGGACCGGACAAGGATCACATTTTGGAGTCCACCGGCACCGGCTGCGCGTTCGTCGACTACGACGGCGACGGCCGGCTCGACGTCTTCCTCGTCAACTCGTGGGCGCTCGACGAGAATCCCTCTCAGGTACGCGCCAGGGGGCGGAACGCCCTCTACCGCAACAAGGGGGACGGAACCTTCGAGGACGTCTCGGCGAAGGCCGGCGTCGACGACGATTCCTGGGGTTGCGGCGTTTCTGCGGGCGACTACGACGGCGACGGCCTCGTCGATCTCTACGTCACCAACTTCGGCCCCAACCGCCTGTATCGCAACAAGGGGGACGGGACTTTCGAGGAGGTCGCCGCGAGGGCGGGCGTCGCCGATGCGGGTTGGGGCGCGGGCTCGGCCTTCTTCGACGCCGACGGCGACGGCGACCTTGATTTGTACGTTGCTAACTATATTGAAGCGACGATGGATGAGGTCCTCGCCGCCCGTCGAACCACCGCCTGGCGCGACATGGTGAAGGTCCTCGCCGGACCGTTCGGCCTTCGCGGCGGCCGCGACCGCTTCTATCGCAACAACGGCGACGGGACCTTTCGGGACGCCACCGAGGAGGCCGGTATGACCGACACAGCCGAGTCCTACGGACTGGGCGTGCTGGCCTCCGACCTCGACAACGACGGCGACGTCGACGTCTTCGTCGCCAACGACTCCAACCCCAACTTCCTCTACCGCAACGACGGCCACGGCAAGTTCACGGAGATCGGCGCATGGAGCGGGGCTGGTGTGAACGCCGGGGGCGTCGCCCAGGCCGGCATGGGCGTCGACGCCGCCGACTTCGACGGCGACGGCCTTCAGGACATCCTCCTCACGACGTTCGCCCAGGACTCCGCCACCCTCTTCCACAACGACGGCGAGCTGGCCTTTCAGGACGTCTCCGTTGCGGTGGGCCTCAAGGCCATCACCTACCGAGCCTTGAAATGGGGATGTGGGTTCTTCGACTTCGACCACGACGGCGACGTGGACGTCGTCATCGCCAACGGCCACATCTATCCTCAAGTCGACCTCTCGCCCGAGCTGAATGAGAACTATCGCCAGCTTCCGTTCCTGCTCCGCAACGACCGGGCGAAGCTCGTCGACGTCTCGCGCGAGGCCGGCCCCGGCTTCCAGGTCGCCGCCTCGGCGCGGGGCCTGGCTCTGGGCGACTACGACGACGACGGCGACCTGGACCTGCTCATGACGGCGATGGACTCCCCGCCGCTCCTCCTCCGCAACGAGGCTCCGATCGCCGGCCACTGGCTGAAGCTGCGCCTGTTGACGGCTCGCGGCGGCCCGGCGCTAAACGCGCGGGCCGTCGTCACGCTGGGCGGCAAGGCGCAGCTCCGCGAGCTGCGCAGCGGGTCGTCCCACCAGTCGCAGAACGCCCTTGAACTCCACTTCGGCCTGGGCGCGGCCGCCGTCGTCGACCGCCTCGAAATCACATGGCCCGGCGGTGGCAAGACCGTGATGGAGCACGTCGAGGCCGACCGCACGCTGACGCTTCGCCAGCCGAAATGAGTCAAGGGGCCTTGAGGTGGGGGCCAGATGATCGTCTATGCGCTGCCGCAGTCGAGGATTGTCTGAGCGGTCAACAGAGGGTTAGACTGTCATGACATGAAGCGATTTTTATGACGAGTGGCTGTCGCACGACCCCCTCAAGGCCGGAGGACGTCCTGTGTCGCAAGGGATCGAACTGGACGCTGGAGAGACTGCGAAGCGGCCCATCGACGCCAATCGCTACTGGAAGTTCAAGGACGCGGACGCCTACACCGGGTCGGCCGACGACCTCCGAGGTATTGACGCCGCCCCGACCGAGGCGGCTCTTCGGGCGGTCGGGATGGTGTGTTACTTCTCCGGGGTGGGTTGGTTTGTGCATGTCGTCTGGTGTTCGATGATCGCCGTGCGACATAGCCAGGGAAGGCTGCTGGCGCCCTGGAGCGTTCACCCTCTTTACCTGGCGATGGATGGGACCCTGCTGGTGGCCTCCATCGCCGGCCTTGTCACGGGCTACGGCCTGCGTCGGCTCCGCTCCTGGAGTCGGCGATCGGCGGCGGTCATGGTCGCGGCTTTCTTCACCTTCATCGCATTGAATTTGGCCTGGTCGAGCCGCAAGGGGATCGTATTGGCCGATCTCACGGTCGACGTCTGCGCCTGCACCATCCTCGTGCTCCCGATGTTGGCTCTGCTCCTGGAGGGAGTGGGGCCACTCCTGACGTCAGCCTACGCTGAGACGGTCCGGCGGACACCGCATATCAAGGTCCGGTCGCGATTTCCCACGGAGATCCGCTGGGCATTCTGGGGGCTCATCCTGCTCTGCATCCTTCTGACCCCACTCCTACCCGATCCCTGAGCGTCCCAACGGTCGACGGCCAATGAGCCGTCGACCGCATTACGGTTACGAACCATCCCATAACAGGCCGCCTCCGCGTAGAGTGGCTGACTGCCATGGGATGGACTGCAATCGGAACGCGCGACGATGAATTGAATCGATCAACGGAAGGGCTTGCCGGCGACGCTGGGGCCGGCGACGCCCGTTCGGCTAATCGGGGTGACGACGACGGCGTCGCATCCCATCAGGGTTGAATAGAGGTTTGGGCTGTAGACGACCTCGGTGGTCCACACGTCACCCTTGCGGCGCTGGATCAGCCAACTTGCGGCGGGTTCTCCGGCGGCGGTCGAAGCCGAAAGACCGCCTTCGCTCGTCGTGATGAGACCGCCGTTGACTTGCGGTGCTTTATCGCCGAGCCACGGCGAGGCCGGCACCAGCGCGGGCTCGCGGAAGAGGCCTTCGGCGAGGCTTGTGGCCAGGTTGCGGCGGTCCTTGAGGATCGTCTTCATGCTGAACATGGCGACGCCGTCGTCGCCGGGGGCTTCGCGGACGAGCTTGATCTGGTTGACGATCTCCTCGACCTCATACTTGCTGGCGTAGAGGCCCGGCCAGACGTGTCGGCCCTTCTTGTTGATCTCGATCCAGTAGTTCAGCAGCGGGCCGAACGGCTGGCCCGGCGAGTCGATCTTCCAGTAGAGCTGAGGCGTCCAGTAGTCGAGCCAGCCGGAGGTCAGCCAGGTTTCGGTGTCGGCGTAGAGCTTGGCGTACTGGTCGAATCCCACCACGCCGGCCGGTTTGCCGGGGCGAGGGACGCCGAACGGGCTGATGCCGAAAAGGACGTGCGGCTTGGCCTGCTTGATCGCTTCGTACAGCGTGTGGACCATCGTGCTCATGTTGGCTCGCCGCCAATCGGCGCGAGCAGCGGGGTCGTTCCCCTTGTTTTCACGTGACCACGTGGCGTCGTCGGGGAAGTCGATCTCGACCTTGGTCTGGGGATCGCTTTCGGGATAGGGGTAGAAGTAATCGTCGATATGGACGCCGTCGACGTCGTAGCGGCGGACGACGTCCATCACGACGTCGAGAGTCTGCTTCCGCGCCTCGGGATCGCCGGGATCCATCCAGAGGAGCTTGCCGTACCGGCGAACGCGCTCAGGATGGGCCTTTGACACGTGGCTCGCGGCGTGCTCGTGCTTCGCGCCTCCCTGGCGGGCGCGGAAGGGGTTGAACCAGGCGTGGAGCTGAATGCCCCGCGCGTGGGCCTCGTCGATCCAGAACTTCAGCGGGTCGTAGCCCGGTTCGGGGGCCTTCCCCTCGGTCCCCGTCAGGTAGTACGACCAGGGCTCCAGCTCCGACGGATAAAGGGCGTCGGTCGCGGGGCGAACCTGAAGGATGGCCGCGTTGAAGTTCGACGCCTTCAACCGATCCAGGATCGCCCGCGCCTCGTTCTGCTGCTGGTCGGCCGGCAGTCCCGGTTTGCTGGGCCAATCGATGTTGTCGACCGTCGCGATCCACGCGGAGCGGAACTCACGGGGGATCGGCGGCGGCTCCGGCGGGGCGGCGATGATGTTGGCGCAAACGGCGAGCATCGTGGCGAGCACGGGCGGGGCTCCTGTTCCAGGCGGGAGTATCTGAGGAGCCTCCATACTACCGCGCGGACGCCGCGTTCCGCCGCGTCGAACTCAGGCCCGCTCGTCGGGCTCGGAGACGTCCGGGACGTCGACGCCCAGGGCGGTGGCCAGGTCGATCTGGTGCTCCTGCTCCTGCACCAGGATCGAGCGCAGCTCTTCGGCGAGAGCGTACTCGCCGAGGGCCTCGCACTGGCGGACGCGCCTGCGGTAGTTGCGGATCGTCTCGTTCTCGTTGTCGAGATCGAACCGGAGCATGTCCTCGGCCTTGTCTGAGGTTTTCACCGGCTTCGGCGTGACGCTGGGCATGCCGCCGAGGTAGTCGATCTGCTTGGCGATGCGGATGGCGTGATCCAACTCCTCGCCGGCGTGGACTTCCAGCTCGGCGGCGATCGCCATGTACTGAGCGCCCTTGAGCACCTGCGAGTAGTTCACATAAGCGATGATCGCCTGATATTCGCGGGAGAGGTCCTCGTTGAGCAGGTCGATAAGCTGCTTGCGGGTGATCTTTTCGGCGGTGTTTTCCTGGGGCATGATGGCTCTCGCGTCGTCTCGTCGGGTCCGCCTCGGGTCCGTGCCAGGCCCGACACGCGCCGCAGGCGGGGCGACGATCGGGCGATTCACGAATCTTCAGAAGCGAATTCCGGGCCGAATCGAACGCGTTCGGGGGGCTCAGTAGTCTCGGAGGCCGAAGACCTTGGCGTAGACGTCGATCTTCTCAGTGAGCGAGGGATGGCGCGGGCCGTCGCCATTCTGGCGCCAGGCGACGAGGGTGAGGTCGTCGTCGGCCTCGCCGCCTCCTCGGTGGTCGGCCACGGCTTGCAGCAGGTCGCGACCGATGGTGAACTCGCGCGGGTCGTCGCGGACGGTGAGCCCTCGGGCCAGGCCGATCAGGCCGTCCTCGCCGAGTTGCCGGCCCGACGGGTCGGCCGCCTCGACCAGGGCGTCGGTGTAGAAGAGGACCACGTCGTCTCGTTCAAGCGAGACCGAGAACTGGTGGTACGCCGTCTCTTCGTCGAGTCCCCACGGAAGGTTGCCAGGGCTCTCAACGGGCCTGTCGAGGACTTCCCACGTCTTCGTCGAGGCTCGATACAAAAACGGGCGCGGGTGGCCGGCGTTGGAGATCGTCAGGCTTCGGTCAGTGGCCAGGTACGTCGCCACAACGGCCGTCGCGAACCAGCTCAACCGGGCGACCTCCGCGAACTGACGGTTCAGGTCGCGGACGAGCCTTCCCTGCTTCTTGACGTTGATGTTCTTCCGAATCAACTTGCGGAGCGAAGCGCCGACCTCGGAAACCGCCGAGCCGTGCCCGGAGACGTCGGCGAGAATCAGGCGCGAGATGATCCCCCCGCCGCAGAGCGAGAAGTAGTGCACATCGCCGCCGCTCTCGGCCGACTCGTACGGCCGGCTGTAGACCCACTGGTCGAGTCCCGGCGCTTCGAACGACTCCTCGACGGCCAGGTTGCCGCCCCGGATCTCCATGCACTTCATCGATCCCGGCCCGGAGTCGTGCGCGCGCTTCGACATCGCCGCTTCCTCACTTGCCGCCGACCGGGCGGTCGGCGGCGGTGGTCGCGGTAGGGATGGGGCCGTCGCCGAGGTAGAAAGCCTCGCAGAGCTTGCCCAGCACCTTGCCGGCCTCCGACGTGGTGGGGACGGGGGCCTTGCCGTCGGGCGAGTCAAGCACGACGCCGTTGATGAAGAAGGCGATGACCAGGGGGCGGCCGGTGGCCGTCTCCATGTAGCCGGCCAGGGCCTTGCTGGTGAGCAGCCGGCGGCCAATGAGAGCGTCGTTGACGAACATGGTTCCCGTCTTGGCCCGCGCGTGGCCCCGCGCGGGGCTGTCCTCGCCGACCGCCTTGGCCAGCGTGCCGTCGCGGCCGAGGATCGGTAGGGCGGCGTCGTAGGCGATGAAGTCGGGACGGGCGGCCATCGCGCGGAGCAGGGTCGTCGCGGCGCGGGGGGTGACCATGTCGGCCCACTCGCCGCCGGCGCCGCCGCCGAACGAGATCGTCAGTGGGTCGAGCCCCAGCCCCTTGAGGATCTCCCCCTGGCGCTTCAGGCCGGCGGGGAGAGTGCGTTCCCCCTTCTTCACGGCCAAAAGCAGCGGCAGGGTGCTGGCGTGGAGGTTGTGGCTCACCTTGAGAATCACTCGGGCGAACTCGCGGAACGGCGGCGAGGTGTACTCGGCCACCTTGGGGAGGCTGGCCACGGCCGCGGAGGGGGGCAGGTCGGCCTCGGGATTGTCGGCCAGCGGCGAGGCCGCGACCTGCACGCCGCGACGGCGGAGGGCCTCGATCAGCAGCGAGCGCGCGAACGACGCCGGGTCCTCGACCTCGATCGTGTCCACCAGCGGCTCGGGCCCGGCCGGAACGCGACCCCGGACGGAGATCCGCCGGGGGCCGACGAAGGCGATGCGGATGCGGGCGTCCTCGCCGGACGTCGTGTCGACCTGGGCGTCGACCGCGATCGACTGGGTGGCCGGGACGACGGCCACGGAAGCCGGCTCGCCGGCCGTCTTGGCGGGAGTGACGACGACGTCGATCAGGTTGTCGTTGATCATGATCGGCGAGACCTTCTCCGGCCCGCTGCCGGAGCTCTTGGCCCGCTCGAAGAGCCGGTCGTCGACGATCACCTCGCCGGTGATCTTCTTGATCCCCGCCGCCTGGATCTCACGGGCCAGGTGTTCCAGCCCGGCCAGGGGGTCGCCCTTCACCAGGACCTCGGACGCCTTGCCGGCGGAGGCGTAGATGTGGTCCTCGTCGGTGAACAGCAGCTTGCCGTCGGGGCCGGTTCGCCCCCCCATCGCCGGGTCCCCCTTGGCGATCAGGATCAGGTCGCCGTTGAGCGTCCCGTCCTGGTCGACGCTCCCGCGCCGGAGGATGGGCGTCTGGAAGCGGTAGTCGGCGCCCAACTCGACCATCGCCGCGGCCGTGGAGAAGAGCTTGGCGACCGAGGCCGTGCCGAACATCTCGTCGGCGTTCTTCTCGTAGACCGTTTCCCCCGTCTTGGCGTCGACAGCGAGGACGCCCCAGTGGGCGTGCTTGAACGCGGGGGTCGCCAGCACCGCCTTGACCCGC harbors:
- a CDS encoding glycoside hydrolase family 10 protein translates to MLATMLAVCANIIAAPPEPPPIPREFRSAWIATVDNIDWPSKPGLPADQQQNEARAILDRLKASNFNAAILQVRPATDALYPSELEPWSYYLTGTEGKAPEPGYDPLKFWIDEAHARGIQLHAWFNPFRARQGGAKHEHAASHVSKAHPERVRRYGKLLWMDPGDPEARKQTLDVVMDVVRRYDVDGVHIDDYFYPYPESDPQTKVEIDFPDDATWSRENKGNDPAARADWRRANMSTMVHTLYEAIKQAKPHVLFGISPFGVPRPGKPAGVVGFDQYAKLYADTETWLTSGWLDYWTPQLYWKIDSPGQPFGPLLNYWIEINKKGRHVWPGLYASKYEVEEIVNQIKLVREAPGDDGVAMFSMKTILKDRRNLATSLAEGLFREPALVPASPWLGDKAPQVNGGLITTSEGGLSASTAAGEPAASWLIQRRKGDVWTTEVVYSPNLYSTLMGCDAVVVTPISRTGVAGPSVAGKPFR
- a CDS encoding ferritin-like domain-containing protein encodes the protein MPQENTAEKITRKQLIDLLNEDLSREYQAIIAYVNYSQVLKGAQYMAIAAELEVHAGEELDHAIRIAKQIDYLGGMPSVTPKPVKTSDKAEDMLRFDLDNENETIRNYRRRVRQCEALGEYALAEELRSILVQEQEHQIDLATALGVDVPDVSEPDERA
- a CDS encoding PP2C family protein-serine/threonine phosphatase; amino-acid sequence: MSKRAHDSGPGSMKCMEIRGGNLAVEESFEAPGLDQWVYSRPYESAESGGDVHYFSLCGGGIISRLILADVSGHGSAVSEVGASLRKLIRKNINVKKQGRLVRDLNRQFAEVARLSWFATAVVATYLATDRSLTISNAGHPRPFLYRASTKTWEVLDRPVESPGNLPWGLDEETAYHQFSVSLERDDVVLFYTDALVEAADPSGRQLGEDGLIGLARGLTVRDDPREFTIGRDLLQAVADHRGGGEADDDLTLVAWRQNGDGPRHPSLTEKIDVYAKVFGLRDY
- the dacB gene encoding D-alanyl-D-alanine carboxypeptidase/D-alanyl-D-alanine endopeptidase, whose amino-acid sequence is MERISWAGRSVEAGPKGESRLKSIVTILALIGLVPSVRAQEPIKPPSPPAAPPAPTTLEERVKAVLATPAFKHAHWGVLAVDAKTGETVYEKNADEMFGTASVAKLFSTAAAMVELGADYRFQTPILRRGSVDQDGTLNGDLILIAKGDPAMGGRTGPDGKLLFTDEDHIYASAGKASEVLVKGDPLAGLEHLAREIQAAGIKKITGEVIVDDRLFERAKSSGSGPEKVSPIMINDNLIDVVVTPAKTAGEPASVAVVPATQSIAVDAQVDTTSGEDARIRIAFVGPRRISVRGRVPAGPEPLVDTIEVEDPASFARSLLIEALRRRGVQVAASPLADNPEADLPPSAAVASLPKVAEYTSPPFREFARVILKVSHNLHASTLPLLLAVKKGERTLPAGLKRQGEILKGLGLDPLTISFGGGAGGEWADMVTPRAATTLLRAMAARPDFIAYDAALPILGRDGTLAKAVGEDSPARGHARAKTGTMFVNDALIGRRLLTSKALAGYMETATGRPLVIAFFINGVVLDSPDGKAPVPTTSEAGKVLGKLCEAFYLGDGPIPTATTAADRPVGGK